From the genome of Triticum aestivum cultivar Chinese Spring chromosome 1A, IWGSC CS RefSeq v2.1, whole genome shotgun sequence:
TCCCACCTCTTTGAGAAATATTGTTTTCACATATCCCATAGTTAGATTCGTGTCTAAAACTGAGCTCTCTCAGAGCTTAGGCAATTTGGGCAGTCCGATCGGAATCTCCTCGTGATACATGGCGTTAGATCTCAGGCCAGATCAATGTGAGCCGTTTGATATTTACCCGGTCGACCTTAGCCCTCGGATAAAATTTCAATTGCAACAAATTGTAATATCCATACCCCCACCAGGGCATTTGGGTCATTTCATCGAGTGGGATATAAAATGGTGGCGGCTCCCGTGAAGAGAacctagccgcctcctcctccctcactCGTGTGCCCTCTTTTCTCAATCCCCCTCCCTCGAACCCTAGATCTCTACTGCCGCCGCCGCCAATCAGTCTAGATTTGTATCTGCGATGCCCACCTCGCCTCAGGTGAGCGGGATCCGTCGTGCGAAGGTAGAGGTGAGCGCCCTCTCCTCTCCACTTCCCccatttcctctctctctctctctctctctctctctctctctctccccctgcaTGTGTGTGTTCTGATCCTTATTTTTTCTGCAGCTCGACATATAGGTCAGTGTGTGTATGCTGCAGCTCCAAAGGGACGAATGTCGAGGTAGCCACTGCTCCAGTCGAGGCTAGCACGCCGTAGGTATGAATCGGGTCCCTAGCCCCTTATGAGCCCTACTTTTCATGGAACAAGGCACAGCTTCTGCTTTTTCTTTTGGTAAAAAGGAATCACTAGTGTTACGTCGGTAGCCTCTCTGCAAGTTTGTTCTGCCCTTTTTGACATTTTTTATTCTATCTTGCTATGCGTTGTACTTTCTCCGTACGGAAATAGCATTTAGGTCACTAAAGTAGTGATTCAAATGCTCTTTTATTTCCTTACAAGAGAGTATCATATTATAATTGTGTGCTCAAACCAACAGAGCTTAATTCACATATTTAAATATTTAAGAATGCGGGGATGATGCCCAACATATGAAGCTATGTAGGAGATGATTTTGAGGTAAACAAGCCTTCAGCTTGCTTTCTGTTAACCTTTTTATGCATGGGTTTGGATGTAAGTACCCGCTTTCTGTTATAGAAAATTGAAGAGTCGGCAACAAATGTCAGACTGAATGCACACACCTTATATTTTTAGGTGTTTGGTCAGAGGCGTCATCAATGTACTTGCCTCATCGAAAAGGCATATATGttgatttgtttttcttttctttcatatTCAGTTATTTTGGAATAGCCATGGTAGCTTTTTTTACTACATCTATTTGTTCTTTCaggtactccctccataaactaatataagagcgtttagatcactaaaatagtgatctaaacattcttatactagatgatgccccgcacgttgttgcgggaatattttgcaACATATTTTAATATGATTCGTTGTATGAATAATGAATAACTGAAGTAATAATATAAAAAGCTAAAACTGAAAATACATATAATTTATTATGTTTGATtactatataattgtatttttttattaACTATAAATAGCATAGTAGAATGAAAATTCTCTTGGatgtttgcatgttgagatgagtctttttttcatgcatgtttaatgaTGAAGTGACATGCTTGCATGttgggagacatatgatagtgaAGGTGGGCATTTTCTCATGCATGCTATGcgatgatgtggcatgcttgcatgttaaaaaaaatagttagtgggggctagctatttagatatagaagatagaagattagtttatagagggagtaggcCATTAATCCAAATTTGAAGAGTAAAGGACTCACGTTTCTCTCGCGCAGGACCGACCGAAGGCCTTCTGATCCagcaaaaccccccaaaccccatATAACGAGGCCGCGCCATGGAGTTCCACTTCCGCGCCGGCGAGGAGCGCTGTCCGTCGACGGGGGCCGCGGCTACGTCGGCCAACTCCGAGACAGCAGGTGATCTCTCCTCGCTGATGATGGGCGGCTCTTGGCTCTTGATGCCTCTCTCCCGCTGATCTTATTCCCTTTGGTGAAGCCACGCGCGTGAATGACGGTCTCGTCGGCGGCGACAGTGCGGGGTACCATGgggagagctcaccgccgccggcatTGGATCCGGACGACCTGCGGCGCCGGGCGGCAAAGGAGAGGATAAGGGAGCGGATCCTGCACGAGGAGGCGGAGGCGATGGCGCTCGAGTTCGAGGTCCGGCGTGAGCTCATGGAAGAGCGCACCAGTTTGCTCGCGCAGTTGGCCGGCGGGTCGGAAACTAGGGCAGCGCCGGCGGTGCCATCGCTGAAGACGGCGCCGATCGATCACCAGGTCTGCTGCTCTGCATGCTGTCCTCTTGAGGATTTCACCACGCGGATCTTTTTTATCACTTACTATTGGAATATGCGTGTTGTTCAGTCTGTGCAGGTTGGATCCAAAGTAGACGTGTCTGCGGCCATGGCAGCCAAGCGGAAAACCCCTCATGCCGCTGCTGCATCCGTTGTTTCGGCGGCCACAGGCAGCAAGAAGCAGAAGCCTGCTCTGACTTGCACGGTGTGCAACATCACGGCAACCAGTGAGGTTGCCCTGCAAGAGCACCTCGGAGGGAAGAGCCACGTGAGGAAGGCCGGTAAACCTGCGCAGCCTCACCCAGAGGAGGATGTGGTAATAAAATACATCATATATATACACATTTCAGTTTTATCTAGTCGCGTATCCGGACTGGAATTAAGAATAATGTAAAATATATGTTTCATTGCGATATCCATATATCTGATTGGTCGAACTAACATGCTCTTTAGGTGAAAAAAATAGATAGAATAATGGTCAAGTGTGCTATACATATGATGTTAAAAGCATCATAGTATCTCCAAATCAAACCCACTTGAATTGGGTTTCCATTTGCACTAGCCTTACATTTTCGTAACTATATATGAATCCGTGTTTGTTTTCCTATGAATGAAAGATATGCATGCTTGTGCGTGTCCTAGAAAAAAGAATACATGAACACGTATTTTGTCTGGGCTTGAGTCCATAGTCCAGACCACTGCAATTCTTTTTTGTTGACACCTTGATACCCTAGTAGTAATGTTGTTGAATTCACTAGTATTTTTGGATTACCTACATTTTACAGCCCAGCTAGCTAGAGTGGCTTGGTTAGGTGTAACTTGAAATACCAGTAAATCACACATTTTGAGGAATATAAATAGGTCTCTTGACGATTTCACCATGAATACATACAACAATTCTATATCTACAGAGAGACATAAGATTATTTCTTATATGTGTCAAAGAATTGACCGGTTTTGTGTTATTTCTTATATGTGTCAAAGAATTGACCGGTTTTGTGTTTGATGCAGTTAGGTTTAACTTGTAACACCATTAAATCACACATTTTGAGGAACATAAACAGATCTCAACTGCTTCTGATTTCACTATGAATACATACAACAATTCTATATCTACAGAGAGACATAAGATATTTCTTATATGTGTCACAGAATTGACCGGTTTTGTGTTTGATGCAGTTCAGCTTGAAGGTAAATGGGTCGCCAGCCTTACCGGCCAAGGGGAAAAACCCTGGTGTAGTTGTCACTTCGATGGCTCTCGCTGAAAAAAGTTGCAACAACTTGGGTTTGAACTGCATGGTCTGCGGCATCACAGCAAGCAGTCAAAAGAACATGCAAGATCACCTCAAAGGGAAAATTCATATGAGGAAGACTGCCATGCTCGCGCAGCCATATCCTAAGGAGAATGGGGTAAGGAATATGGTTTGGACTTTGCCAACACTACCcaaattcaacaaaacaacatATGTGTTTTACAGTAGCATGGTTAACTATAATATTCATAATTTCATAGGAGGCTGCTTGAATCGGTTTGCTTTCCAACTCATTTATTGATCACAATACTGCCTCCTTACAAATATGTAACACCCCCTCAAATTTTGAGTCTAACTTCGACTATAAATTTGACTAATAAAACTGAGTTGTATGCCACAAAAAAATATATCACTGATTATGTATCTGAAAGAAGTTACAAATGCTATAGTTTTTGTGGCATATAGCTGACATTTTATTAGTCAAACTTATTGTTTAAGTTGGGCTCAAAGTTGGAGAGGGTCTTATATGCTTGAAAGTAGGTATTATTCTGATGCTATTAGTGTATAGTGCTCTTTCTTTTTTATACAAAAGGGCCCAAACTGCAAATCCAGTAATAATACAAGGCCAAAGTGTACCACGATTTCTGGAACATATATAAAGAGGTTTCAAAGGCTATTTAAGCATGATTGCGGAGAAACCAATTTTAAATGTTCTTACAAATGTCTTTGGTGCTAATTTCTAGTCTAGTAAAGTGTTTGCATTCTTCCATTATCTTTGAACATTAAGAGGCGTGAGAAGCACGGGAGCTTGCGAGAAGGGATTTTCTAAACTTAGGGACATATGAACCCTATAGCCTTATACGGCTAAAAAATATTGTAGAAGTTTGATAAAATACCAAATGAATCATGCTCATAGAGGATGGGTACAAGTATATGCATCGAAAATTAAAAACTTAAATATGACCTGTAACTTACATCGTTCCTTGTTTATCTAGGGCCTAGATTCATTTGAAAATTAGGTATAGATTCTAGGCCTCATACAGTCATTTAAGTTTTAAGTTTGCACACGCATACTTGTATCCATCCCTAATTGCGTGATTTATATCATATTTTTCTGAAACTTATGCGCATATTTTTAGGGTGTATAAGGTTCAgatgtactcccttcattccataaTTCTTGTCTTGGTTTAAGTTCAAAAACATAGATTCATCGTCAATGCCACTTCAAAAACTTGGTATTTCAGGAAATTCCACTATCAATGTTGCAGCGAGGGATGTGCCACCAGTGTCTTTCCAAGTTTGGTGCTAGTGTCATCTCAGTCCCTTTCCTGTCAATCTCTCCTTCCCTGGCCATATGATGTTCTGGTTTTGCACCGTCCCTTCAAACGGTTCAAATCGATCAACCTTGTTTGGTTTCATTCGACATTATATTTTGACATCTTGTCATTTCTCAAGACGTGGTCAGGAAAAACCAGGCAAGGTTGATCGATTTGAACGGCTTGAAAAGACAGCAAAAATGAAACATCACATGGTCAGAGAAGGAGAGAGTGATAGAAAAGGGACTGAGATGGCACTAGCACAAAGCTATGAAAACATTAGTGGCATATGTCTGAATACACCATTTTTGTTTTGAAGTGGGATTTTTGTTCTTCCTCGGGTCTGAATACACCTAAATGAGTGTCTGCTTAGTGGAGTTTGTGTTTTTTCATGCAGGTCTGCTCAAAACCAAATGCATCAGCAGCCATGCTACCGGCCAAGCGGAAGAACTCCGACGTTGTCCCAGCCGCATCCACCCTTTCAGCAGGGCCAAGCAGAAAGAATCAGAAGCAGGATCACCTCAAAGGGAAGGCTCACATGAAGATGGCGGCCTCGCTTGCGCCTGGGGAAGCGTGGGAAGAGGCAGAGGTGGAAGGCGGCTACACGCCGTGGAAGTTCGAGATGGTGACCGGCTCCGGGACATTGTGCGAGGTGGTGCAGCTGAACGGCTCCATCCTCTGCGAGGTGTGTGACCAGCAGGCCCCCGACCGCGTCACCATGATGTGCCACCTCCAGGGGAGCAAGCACATCTCCAAGCAGGCCAAGCAGAAGCAATGCGAAGCCGTCACTGCTGATGGCGATGGGCCAGGATCAGAAATGGTGCCCATGGAGGCCAATGGCGTGGGCCGGGTGGACGGTGGCTCCCTGCTGTGCGAGCTCTGCAACGTGAAGGTGGCGTCAGAGTGCGACATGGAGTCTCACCTGTCCGGAAGGAAGCACACCAACAAGGCGAAGGTGGCTGCAGTTGGTGTAGGTGCATGTGGCAACGGGTCAGGGTCAGAAACTGTGCCCATGGAGGCCAACGGCGTGCGCCGGCTGGACGGCGGCATCCTGCTGTGCGAGCTCCGCGACGTCAAGGCCCCATCGGAGTGCGTCATGCGGACTCACCTGTCCGGCCAGAAGCACACCAACAAACTGAAGGCCGCCACTGACGCCGGTGCAGGACAGGAGGTGAAGAaggctgccgccgctgccgccacgatCGGCAGCCCATCCAAGGAAGCCGCCTCCATCGTCGTCAATGGCAGTGATGACTCGGTGAAGAAACCAGCAGCGGGAGAGATGGAGGTAGCTGTGTCATCGGCAGGACAGGGGGTGAAGAAGGCTGCCGCTGCCGCCCCCACGATTGGCAGCCCTTCCAAGGAAACCGCCTCCATCATCGTTAATGGCAGCGATGACTCATTGAAGAAACCAGCAGCGGGAGAGATGGAGGTAGCTGTGTCATCGGCAGGACAGGGggtgaagaaggccgccgccgccgccacgatcGGCAGCCCATCCAAGGAAACCGCCTCCATCGTCGTCATTGGCAGCGATGACTCATTGAAGAAACCAGCAGCGGGAGAGATAGACGTGGCTGTGTCATCGGCAGGACAGGGGGTGAAGAAGGCCGCCgcagcaggcggcacgatcggcagCTCATCCAAGGAAGCCACCTCCATCGTTGTCAACGGCAGCAATGACTCTGTGAAGAAACCAGCAGCGGGAGAGATGGAGGTGGTAGTGTCATCGGCAGCGCCTCAATTGGATGTCGCCGCCCAGGTCTGCGCCCGTGTCTCCTCCGTGGCGCCCATGGAAGTAGACGAAGGTGCTGCCAAAGCTGAACAAGAGAAAGCTGATGCGGATGAAGAGGGAGCCGTGGAGATCGACGGAGGCTCCGCCGTGACCGGCGAGAAGTATTACATCAAGGCGGAGGGCAAGCTGTTCGTCACGCTGCGCCAGGCGGACGACAGCCTCTCGTGCGGCCTGTGTGCCGTGCACGGCTGTGACAAGCGCGGCATGATCAATCACATCTACACAAGGGACCACTGGCGCAGAGCCCGTATCGCCGAGGAGAAGAAGCGGGCGGTGAACAACGACGGCACTGGCGCCGGCATCCCGGTCACCGACGGAGTGGCTCAGGTCGACAACTGACGGCAGCCGTGTGTGAATTTGGGACGGCGATGTGTGCTGAAGTTTGTTGTGATGTACTACCTTTATGTGTGTATGGACCTGTTGAGACTGTATGTGTGTATGGACCTGTTGAGACTCCAGTACAATTGTTGAACCCTCGTGTGGGTTAAGTCTCAAGTGTGAGTGAACTTGGAACTATCTGAGCATTTTCTGCCAGTACAACTTGTTTTAGACTTCAGTACAATTTCTTTCCAACTATTTTCTGCCTGCATCTtttggtagtactccctccgtaaagaaatataagagtgtttagatcactacattagtgatctaaacactcttatatttctttacggagggagtactatttactactccctccgtcccataatataagaatatttttgacactacactagtgtcaaaaacgttcttatattatgggacggagggagtaacttgtTTTCAAATCAGCCATACCAGCAAACGATGCCTGGAGAAGATCGCTCCCAGCCACACCATTATCATGATAACAGCAGTTTGATCAATAATCTGGCTGCTGATACAGCGCCCATCAGGAGAAGGGAGAACTTCAAAACAGCAGGGTTACAAAGGCAGGCATGCAAAaggatgtactccctccattctccctccattcctaaatataagtctttgtagagaatTCGCTATGGACAACATGCAGATGTATGtggatgcattttagagtgtagattcactcattttgctccgtatgtagtccacagtggaatctctacaaagacttatatttaggaacgggggagagTAAATGAATAAACAGAACTGCAGAGCCATGCATGAAATACTGCCAGCGAAAAGGGCCAGGGAATGTGCAACACAAATCAACACGCAGTGGGTATTAAGGATGGCCTGTTCTCGATAACAAGATGGTGCAGCCTATTCAGCATGTCTTCATAAGGACTACTACATGACTTCAGATGAAAGCTAGAAAAACTTTCTGCCCAAAATAACCACATCTTTTTTTTACATGGTTTATTAAAACCTTTCTGCTCTACTGGATTTATTGACGGTAAACAGAGCACATTATCTGAAGAAAGAAGTGCAAAAGTACAGTACATGTACCCTCTGTTCAGCAGGCCAACAGACCGAATGACATGGACTAAAACGTGATGTGATACATACCCCCATCACATGAGTTCATCACAGTAGACTGAATTGTCGAGGAATGAATTGTTTATAGAATGCTTGCTCGTCCTTCCTTCTTGGCAGCCGGCCTGTTCCCAGGGAATGCAGTGCGGGATACATCAACGAGGGCCTTGAAGCTGTATGGCTCATGCATCGACAGCTCCGAAAGTACCTTCCTGTTGAGTTGGACATTCTCCTTCATCAGTCCATGCATGAAGTTGCCATAGTTCACCTGGGCAGTAAGTTCAGACAATACATCAAACACATGTGCGTGTGCGTTCAGTAGCAAAACTAGAAACCCGATAACTTATACTTTGTTACAGGGACGAAGCTAGAAAAAAATTGATGGGGTCAGGTTTATGACAGTGGGGTCATCTTCTATAAATGAGTAATGATTAGTACTAAATTAGTGAAGGATTTACTAATTtcattggggtcaattgaccccatTGCTTACAAGGTAGCTCTGTCCCTGCTTTGTTATCGTATTCTGCCTGGTTTCTTCGGAAAAAAATAACATGAGAATGTAACAAACTCATTTCCCTGTCAAACCTCGTATGTTAATAGATACTACATACCCCATGGAGTCGTGTACCAGCATTGATGCGCTCGATCCAGAGAGACCGCATGTCCCTTTTCTTGTTGCGCCGATCCCTGTAAGAATATTGCAATGCTTTTTCTACACGCTCCCTGGCGATTCTTATGCAGTTTTTAGCCCTTCCTCGGAATCCCTTGGCTAACTTAAAAATCTTCCCCTTGTTCATCTTTGAGGTCTTGGCTCACACAGTATTTCCTCCCTATATTCACAACATAAAAGTAAGAAGTTGGAGCAAATTATGAATTACTGTAATGAGATAGAAGTTCAGaataaaacatagagaagttggagccAATACTTCAGACATTTATTCCCCGAGAAGGGAATGCATATGAATAAAACATACTTAAGAACAGTTATTTTCAACCTAGACTTCTTCAGGAACCAGTTTAAGCTTCTCTACCCACAAGAGCTGTGGCATAGAGAAGTCTATAGACTGTAAGTATCAGTTATTCTGCCCCTTAGTTTATTTTATGTTCTGATGAAGAGGCCATGGACTGTAATTATGTGAATCTTAACTTATATTGTGTAATTTCTTGCTGTGTTTATCATAGATATTATTAACATCATAAAACAAATATTACAACAAAAATAAGATGTAATTGGTACTTGACAACAAGTTAGATAAAAAGAGGTTGTGAAGGCATTACAAGGTTTCCCCCCAAGAAAAGCAGTCACGATAAAAACTAATCATCAAGGTACGACACTAGCAGCAATAGCATCATGAACTGTGCCGACAGTCCGTTTTGAATGACTCCACCTATTTTGAATCGCTTACACTCATAATTTCTCTTTGTGCGCTCACTGAACTTGTTTATCAAATTAACATACCCAAGTAAGTTCAAACATCAGGTGGGACAGTTATTTACATGTACTTCTTCGATACGCACATCAAGAGAAACTATACAGGTCATAGGATCCATCATTACTTTCCCCCATTTCCCATTCTCATCTATGATATGTG
Proteins encoded in this window:
- the LOC123179852 gene encoding uncharacterized protein encodes the protein MEFHFRAGEERCPSTGAAATSANSETAATRVNDGLVGGDSAGYHGESSPPPALDPDDLRRRAAKERIRERILHEEAEAMALEFEVRRELMEERTSLLAQLAGGSETRAAPAVPSLKTAPIDHQSVQVGSKVDVSAAMAAKRKTPHAAAASVVSAATGSKKQKPALTCTVCNITATSEVALQEHLGGKSHVRKAGKPAQPHPEEDVFSLKVNGSPALPAKGKNPGVVVTSMALAEKSCNNLGLNCMVCGITASSQKNMQDHLKGKIHMRKTAMLAQPYPKENGVCSKPNASAAMLPAKRKNSDVVPAASTLSAGPSRKNQKQDHLKGKAHMKMAASLAPGEAWEEAEVEGGYTPWKFEMVTGSGTLCEVVQLNGSILCEVCDQQAPDRVTMMCHLQGSKHISKQAKQKQCEAVTADGDGPGSEMVPMEANGVGRVDGGSLLCELCNVKVASECDMESHLSGRKHTNKAKVAAVGVGACGNGSGSETVPMEANGVRRLDGGILLCELRDVKAPSECVMRTHLSGQKHTNKLKAATDAGAGQEVKKAAAAAATIGSPSKEAASIVVNGSDDSVKKPAAGEMEVAVSSAGQGVKKAAAAAPTIGSPSKETASIIVNGSDDSLKKPAAGEMEVAVSSAGQGVKKAAAAATIGSPSKETASIVVIGSDDSLKKPAAGEIDVAVSSAGQGVKKAAAAGGTIGSSSKEATSIVVNGSNDSVKKPAAGEMEVVVSSAAPQLDVAAQVCARVSSVAPMEVDEGAAKAEQEKADADEEGAVEIDGGSAVTGEKYYIKAEGKLFVTLRQADDSLSCGLCAVHGCDKRGMINHIYTRDHWRRARIAEEKKRAVNNDGTGAGIPVTDGVAQVDN
- the LOC123063891 gene encoding 50S ribosomal protein L20 encodes the protein MNKGKIFKLAKGFRGRAKNCIRIARERVEKALQYSYRDRRNKKRDMRSLWIERINAGTRLHGVNYGNFMHGLMKENVQLNRKVLSELSMHEPYSFKALVDVSRTAFPGNRPAAKKEGRASIL